The sequence GTAAATTTGGCAAATTTATCTCATTTTCAAAGCTAAGCAAGCGTGCGTTAAATGTAGAATTTTCTCCCTCTAAGCTCTCCGCTCTCCTACGAGAAAGCAGTCCATTATTTACATCAGAAAAGATCACTGCAAAGCCGTTTTTATCGGCAGGATCATAGCCCCAAACACGTAAATTTCTATCATAAAAGAGATAGAGCATTCCACTTTTTGGCAGTAGTGAGTCAATGTCAAATTTGCTAGCTTCAGTAAAATTTATCTGTACCACAAAGCTAAGCGCGCCATTTTCATTTGACGGCCATGCTAAACTATCTGGCAGATCTGGCGAGCCGCCAAATTTAGACGCTCCAACGGCGATATCATCGTCATTTTTAGCTTGCACATCTATCCTTATGGCATTTCTTGCTAGTGGCGATAAAAGTTTAAAAAGTTCATCCAGCCCACGTTCTTTACAACCTTTAGAAATTTTTGCAATATCCATATTTTCCTCTTTAACAAGCATCAACGTATATATGATACTTCTTACAATGCAAACAACGAAACAAATATCCAGCAATATCGCCAGCTTTAACAAGATGTTCGCGTAGCATTTTATCGTCATATTCGGCTCTTTTTGCATAGTCCTCAAAGACCTCGTCTGCTATACCCATTTCTTCAAGCTCTTTTGTTCCAACATCACCTAAAAATTCGCAATAATCATCACAACAAGCTATCCAATGCTCGCCCTGCCAGCTCTCGTAGCCCGGGGTTCTTCTAAAGAGTTCGTCATCCTTTTTAGCATCACTTGTAGTTAGTTTGTCAGTATCTTGCACAAATGTTGCGTCAAATTTCTTAGCAGCCTTACCACTAGAAATACAAGTAGGACAAAGATACGAAATATCTTTCTCGCAATAAATGCTACCGCTATAATAAACTTCGGTATCTTTGCCACAACACTCACACAAGATGCTCATATCATCTTTAAATGCGCCAGTTTTTAAAGGGTTAGGATGGTAGATAAATTTTGGTAGTGTGGAGGCTTTATCTTCTTGAGCCAAAATTTGACCTCTACTTTTTGGGCGAGGCAGCGCCCATTTATCATTTTCGTCAATGAATTGCACTAGATGGCCAAGTGCCTTTAGCTGTTTTTTATCACCTTTGTCATGTATTTTTAAAAGTAAGTCGTAAGCACTCTTTCTCATAGATAAAAGCTTATAAACATCGACTAAAACATACTTTGCGCAAATGTCATCACAATTTTCCAACTCTTCTTTAAACTGATAGAGTGCCTCAATGCTAGAAGCATTGCCATTATTTTTATAATATTCTTTTGAAAGAGTGATATATTTTTCTTGAAATTTATTCATTAATACTCTTTATGTAGATTTGACATTAACAATTTTAGTGTTTAAATCTTAAAGATATAAAAGCTAGTGTAAAAATTATGGCTGTTAAAGCGATTAAATTTATATTGATTTTTAAATTGTTTTAGTATTTTGGTAGATGATGCCACAAACAAATTTGATAAGTATTCTTATAAAATTGTTGTGACTATAAATTTATTCTTCAAATGCTCCGATAGAGAGAATTTTTTCTATTCTTTTTGCAACAAGATCATTTATATCAAGCTTTTCAAGCTCAGCTAGCTCTGAGATAAAATAATTTACAAGTGCTTTTGCAGCACCTTCTTTATCTCTATGGGCTCCATTTATCGGCTCATCTATAACAGCATCAATCAGTGATAGACTTTTTAAATCATCAGCTGTTATTTTCATAGATTTTGTAGCTTGTTCCTGTTTAGCTGGGTCATTCCAAAGTATTGCCGCACAGCCTTCTGGAGAGATAACTGAAAAAACGGAGTTTTTCATCATAGCGAGTCTATCAGCCACGCCTATAGCTAATGCGCCACCACTTCCACCTTCGCCAATAACAACAGCAATTATTGGAGTTTTTAAATTTGCAAACTCGAATAAATTTCTAGCTATGGCTTCACTTTGTCCTCGCTCTTCAGCTCCAACGCCTGGATATGCTCCTGGAGTATCTATGAGAAATAAAATAGGTAAATTAAATTTTTCAGCCATTTTTGCAACTCTAAGAGCTTTGCGATAACCCTCAGGATGAGGCATACCAAAATTTCTTCTTAATTTGTTTTTAGTGCCACGGCCTTTTTGCTCACCTATAACAACAGTCTTTTTACCTCCGATATAACCGATGTAACAAACTATTGCTGGGTCATCTCTAAATGCTCTATCTCCATGAATCTCATATCCATCAATCAAAAACGCATTAATATAATCAATAGAATATGGTCTATCTGGATGACGAGCAAGTTGCAAACGTTGATATTCGTTTAAATTTTTATATATTTTTGATATCTCTTTAGATAAATTCTTATTTAAAATTTCAACAGCATGTTCATCGCCTCTAATCTTAGCATTTGCTATATCTTCATCAATTTGCTTTATGCTTTTTTCAAAATCTAAATAATTTGACATCTTAATCCAACTTTTTAAATATCACGACGCCATTCGTGCCGCCAAAGCCAAACGAATTGCTCATAACAGCCTTTATATCAGCTTTTCTAGCTTTATTTGGAACATAGTCTAGATCACACTCTGGATCAGGAGTTTCGTAGTTTATTGTTGGAGGTATAATACCGTCTCTCATTGCCATTATAGATATAACAGCCTCGATCGCACCAGCACCACCTAGGCAGTGTCCAGTTTGACCTTTTGTTGAGCTAACTGGTGGACATTTGTCACCAAAAACTGCTTTTAACGCCGCAGTTTCATTCTTGTCATTTACAGGTGTTGAAGTACCATGTGCATTGACATAATCTATCTTTACACCTTTTGCCATATCAAGTGCTTGTTTCATCGCACTTAATGGACCTTCAAGTGTTGGTGACGTGATATGATGAGCATCTCCACTCTCGCCAAATCCAACTACTTCAGCATAAATTTTAGCACCTCTTGCAATAGCTGACTCATACTCTTCAAGCACAAGTGCACCGGCTCCTTCACCCATTACAAAGCCGTCGCGGTTTGCATCAAATGGCCTTGAAGCCTTGCTTGGCTCATCATTTCTAGTTGATAGTGCTTTCATGGCAGCAAAACCACCTATTCCAACACCACAAATAGTAGACTCAGCGCCAATAACTAGCATATTTGTAGCTTGGCCAATCATAATGCATTTTGCTGCTTGAGATATTGCATGAGTACTTGCCGCACAAGCTGTTACACTAGATAAATTTGGACCTTTTAGCCCATGATTTATTGAAACTATTCCACCTAGCATATTTACAAGTGCTGATGGAATGAAAAATGGCGAAATTCGCTTTACACCTTTTTCAAAATATGTAATTGAATTTTTCTCAATATTTGGCAAGCCACCTATACCAGCTGCTGAACTAACGCCAAATTTATGAGCATCAAACTCTTTAAAATTTGCATCAGCCATAGCTTCATTAGATGCTTTTATGCCAAGCTGTATGAAACGATCTACTTTTTTCACCTCTTTGCCGTCCAAAATACTATTTGGATCAAAATCAGTTATCTCGGCAGCAATTTTAACAGGAAAGTCACTTACATCAAAGCTTGTGATCTCTTTCACACCTGTTTTACCCTCGCAAATAGCCTTAAAAGAACTCTCTTTGTCAAGACCAAGTGCGTTTATCATGCCTATACCAGTTACAACGACTCGTTTCAATACATCTCCTTAAATCAAACTATGTAAATTTTAATTATTTACCTAGTTTTTCTATATAATTTACAACGTCTTGAATGCTTATTAATTTCTCTGCTTCACTATCAGGAATTTCTACTTCAAATTTCTCTTCTAAAGCCATAACTAGCTCTACAACGTCAAGTGAATCAGCGCCTAAATCTTCAATGATTTTAGACTCTAGTTTTACCGCTTGTGGATCTACGCTTAGTTGCTCTACAACTACGTCTCTTACGTCTTCAAATACTGCCATTTTAAGGTCTCCTTATAAAAAATGTCTGTTATCTTATAATATTTACGCTTTTATTTATTTTAAATTTCAAAACTTGTTGAAATTTCATTACATATAAAGTCCGCCATTTATTTTAAGCGCCTCACCAGTTACGTAGCTTGCGTGATCGCTTAGTAAAAATGCAACCGCCTCAGCTACTTCACTAGCACTGCCGAAACGTTTTAACGGGATATTATCGCTATAAGTTTTTTTCACCTCATCACTTAGCCCATGCGTCATATCAGTCTCGATAAAGCCCGGAGTTACGCTATTAAAGCGTATATTTCTGCTTGCACCCTCTTTTGCAAAGCTCTTGCTCATGGCGATTAGTCCGCCCTTGCTGGCTGAATAGTTTACCTGTCCTGCATTTCCCATCTCACCAACGATAGATGCGACATTTACGACCGCTCCAAAGCGCTTTTTACTCATCACTTTCAAAGCCTCTCTACATCCTATGAAAGCTGAAGTTAAATTTGCATTTATTACATCTGTAAATTCGCTAGTTTTCATGCGAAGTGCTAGCTTGTCGTTTGTAATGCCAGCGTTATTTACAAGATAGCTTAGCTCACCATCGCTATCAACTATCAAATTTATACCTTTTATAAACTCATCTTCGTCTGTCGCGTCAAATTTTATCACTGCAGCCTTGCCGCCATTTTGCTCGATCTCAGCCTGCAAAGCGTCTGCTATCTCAGGCTTTGAACGGTAGTTTATCCACACTTTTAAGCCCATATTTGCAAGCGTTTTTGCGATTTGTGCACCGATACCTCTACTTGCACCTGTTATTAGCACGTTTTTTCCGCTAAATTTCATAGATTCTCCTTATTTTTTCTAATTTTTCAACGATTGTAGCTTATATAAGCTTAACGTCTAAATTTTATCGTTTCTTTCCCACTTTATCTTTTTGCCAAAACCAAGAACGTTGCTTGTAAATTTTAGTTTTTCAAGATTTATGCACCAAATTTTTGGATCCATCGCTTTTGCATAAAAAAATCTTTCAAAATAAATTTCTATTTCATTTTCTTTAGCCTCTCTCATCACTCCTTGAAACTGCACGCCCTCTATCTTGCCAACGATCTTTGTATCAAGAGCGACCGTACCAGCAACGAGCTTTGAGTTTTTTAAAAATTTAACATGAGAGCTCTCGTCAGAGCTAGCTAGCAAAAGGCAAAAGCTTAGCTCATCAAAGGCGTAAAATGCGCTAAAAGCGTAAGGCTGTCCCTCATCATCAATGGCGCAAACACTTGCAAGATGCATCTTTTTTAAAAATTTTACTATCCTCTCATCCATCTAAATTCCCCTAAAAATGTCAAGAATGGTTTGAAATTTAAAGATGACTATGGCGATTATTAGCATCCAAAGCGTAAAAATAATAAGCTCTACTAAAGTAAATTTATCTTTTGCAACTTTTTTAAAAACAAGCATCGTTAAAAATGCTCCTAAAAAGCCGCCGATTAGCGAAAAATAGTGGATCGCATTAACCTTTACAAAGCTTGGCAAAAGCCCTTTAAAAAATAGTGAAAACATCAAAATTGAGAGCAAATTTGCAAGTATCAAATAATAGCCAACGACTGGTAAAACTGGGTAGAGCCTAGCAAAGCCAAAGCTTAAAACAGTGATAAGCATAAGCAAAAAGATCCTAGTCCCAAAACAACACATCGCCCGTCCTTTTTTGACGCATTTTACAAAATTTTGCTTTATGAAATTAAAATTTTGCCGATTTAGCCTCAAAAGGATTTAAAAATGCAAACAAATTTTTACTCTCAAGGAAGCTACAACAACATGAGCTTTTCGATGAAGACTAGCTCAGGCGATGAGATAAGCTTTTCGATGTATGACAACAAAAGTTTGGAGTTTTCAAGCCAGAAAAATGGTACTTCAAGCCAAAGAAGTCTTACTCTCACGCACGAATACGGCTATGAGTTTTTATATAAAGGAAACGGCATAGACGAGCAAGATATGAAAGAGATTGAAGAGGCGATGAAGCAAATTCGCCCACAAGTTGATGAATTTATGAAAAACGTCAAAGAGGGCGACAAGATCGCGGGTAGCAGCCAAAGCATAAGCGATCTTTCAAACAAGATCAAGCAGATGTTGCCTGACGCAAAAGATCTAAATCACAAAAATTTCATAAATGACAATATGCTAAAGATGTTTGACGAGCTTCTGGCTAAAAATGATGCAAACAAAAATCTACTAAGTGCCACAAAAAGGCTATTTGACACATTGCTTGATGAGAGCAACAAAGTATCTTACTATGCGTAAATTTAGGGCCTTCTGGCTCTAAATTTTTATAAGTGCTTCTTTCTCAAAAAAGAGGTGCGACAAGACTATCACAAAATAAAGCTGAAAAAAGAGTCCCACAAGCGGCACAAGCGAGATGAGATAAAACAAAAGCGTAAAAGCTATAAATTTTATCCCGCCACCTTCAAGCAGTGCTAGCTCAAATTTATCACTATCAAGAGTGTTTGAGCCAACGTCTATTAGTAAAAGTTTGTAATAGATATAAAAAAACGGCACGTTGATGATGAAAAAATTTAAGACTGGTACAAATAAAAGAGGTAGGCAAACGAGCAATATCCCAAGAAATTTCATGATCTCAACCATCATCACTTTTAGCACTCTAGCCGTGCTAGCCTCGCTTTTTGGAATGTAGTGATAGTGCCTTTTGTTTATCTCTTTAGCTACAACTGGCGTTAAAAAGCCAGCTACGATTAGGGCGATTACTATGCTAATAATTATCGTTAAAAAGGTACTTAAAACGTAAAAAAGTATGCTAACTATCCATTTTGTGGCACTAAAGCTTAAAATTTTAATAGCTATAAAAGAGAGCGCCGAGTTTGGCTCTAAAAAGGCAAAATTTTCGTTTTTAGCACTATCACTTAAAAGGTCAAATATCTCACCGCCGCCCCAGATCGTAAGCCACGCAAGACTAAAAATACTAAGGCAAAGTGGCAAGATGGATAGCGTTATAAATTTGGCTGTAAAAAAATCTTTAAAACCAAGGCGAAGAAGATTTATCATTTCACCTTTTTGTATTCATGCTCAAGTGCGGCGTAAATTTCACCTATCTTACTAACGCCATTTGACAAAATTTCGCTCATCACTTCATTGTCTTCGCGTCCGTTCCAGTTTTTCTTGTAGCTTCCCTCTTTATAGCCGTTGTTTTGGCGGAAGCGATTTAGCACGTTTTTGGCGATGTAGCATTCGTAAAGCGAGTACAAATTTACTCCACATTTTAAAGACATAGAGAAGTAAATTTTTAAAATATCAAATATATCGTAGTCAAATCCGCTACACTCATGTATAAGCATTTCAACATCATTCATTATCTCATAAATGCTCTCGTCTTCGATCTTTAGTGGCTCTTTGCAAAACTCACTAAATCCGCTTGATTGGCAAATATCATCGGCCAAAGTTTCTATATCTCCAAGCTGTTTTGATTTATAAATTTGTAAAGCTAGACTCATAATAAAGTGCCAAATATCAACAACTTCTATGCGTAAATTTTGCTCATCAGTCTTAGCATCGATGCTCTTCCAGTGCTTCCAAGCAAAGCTATCAATCAGCTCAGCGCACTCCATATATATGCAGCGCCTCCAGCTAATTAATTTATTTTTATTAGTATAACCATTTTCCCAGCCAAGCCCATTTGTCTCATCATTTAGGCTTTGCTGCATCTTTAACATCTCTAAAATAATCGTTCTTTCATTCATTTTAGGCCTTTTAAAATTTTAAAGGATTATAACAAAAAATTATTAAATGCCACGAGGTAAGCTTGACTTAAATCATTTTATGTATAAAATTTAGGAGCTAAAATAAGCAAAAATTTCAAAGGAGAAAAAATGAGAGAAAAAGATCTAGTGGTTTGCAATGTTTGCGGACTAAAAAGCAGCGATGATACAAATGCGGTTTTTATCCACGCTCATAAAAATGGCGAAGAAGTTGATATCTGCACCAGTTGTGTTCCAAGCGTAATCCATGGCTCAGGCATGGTCGTAAAATCAAACGAAGAGATAAAGGCCGAAATTTAAACTCTAGCTATCATTTGAGGATCTTGTCTTACAAGGTCTTCAAATTCTTCCGCGCTCATAGGACGAGATAAGAAAAGTCCTTGCACTTCATTACAATCAAGCTCTTTTAAGAAACGAATGTCTTCTTCTTTTTCTATGCCTTTTGCACCAACTTTTATCTTCATTGCCTTTGCTAAATCAATAATTGCAGATACGATTTGTGCATCTATTTTGCTATTTGATGCTTGAGCAACAAATTCACTTGCTATTTTTATACGCTTAACACCGTATTTTCTAATATAAATAAATGAAGTATATCCAGAGCCAAAATTATCTATGCAAACATCTATATTATTTTCTTTAAGAATAGAAAAAATTTTATCGAGCGTTTTAGAATTATTTGTCCATATTTCTTCGCCAAATTCTATTTCAAAAAGCTCTGGATTTATATGGTGCGAGCGTAAGCTAGAAACAAAATCTAAAACAAATTTTTCTGATTTACTTTGAATCTGTGCAACATTTATACTTATTTTTGGTATCAAGAGTTTTTCTTTTTGCCATCTATCTACATACTCTATGGTCTTTGAAACTAAAAGCGAGCAAATATCGTTTAAGATATCACTATTTACATTGACCTCTTTCATAAATTTACTTGCTTCCATCAAGCCAAATTTTTCTGATTTCCAATATAAAAAAACCTCTGCGTAGATCATTTTTTCGATTTTTAGATCAAATATTGGTTGAAAATATACATGAAGGTCTTCTTGCAAATTAGCTTTTTTAAGCGCGATCTCGATGCTTGAGCTTAGGTGCATTTCATTGCTAATTTTATCGCTATAAACCATAGGATTTAAAGCTGGATTTTTCTTGGCGTAATACATTGCCATATCTGCATTTTTTATAATATTTCTTGGATTTGCCGTACTATTTTTTGTTGCTACGTCTATGCCTATTATGCACTTAAGCCCAAAGTGATATCTATCTATTTGAATTGGCTTTTCAATAGCGTCTTTTAAGGCAATACCAAGATTTAAGCGTTTTGTATGACTATTTATCTCCATTTTTGCTAATACGATAAATTCGTCCGCACTAATCCTTGCTATGGCCTCTTGTCTATTGCAAACTTCAAGTATCCTTTTTGCAACTAGTTTTAAAATTCTATCGCCTATTTCATGCCCGTAAGATGTATTTATGCTTTTAAAACGGCTTAAATTTATATAATAAACTGCGATTTCCTCATCTTCAGAAATGCTTTTACACATTCTCTCAAGCTCATTTACTATAAAATTTCTATTGCCAAGGTCTGTTAGATAGTCTTTCTCAGACATATCTTGAAGTCTTAAATTTGCGAGCATAAGTTCATTGGTCCGCTCATGCATCGACTTTTCCATTTCTCTATGAAGATTTCTCTCATAATCTAATATTTTTCTGCTTGCAATAGAGCTTTTAACATAGTAATTAACAATAGCATTTACAACTAAAACAAAAAGTGAGATGAGCGCACTAAAAGATGTTAGATCTTCTTGTAATAGCAAAGGCAAAACTATTATTATTGGTAGCCATTTTGATCCTATTGAGATATCTTTATCAGTATTTGTAACATATTCGTTTTGGGCTTTTAAATGAAAAGCTCCTATCATTAAAAAGAAGAAAGGAACGATATACAAAAAATCTATTTTATGGCCAAAATTTACATTTGAGATCTGACTATAAAAAATAAATAAATTTAGCATCGTAAATAAAATGCTAGCTGATATAAGGTAAAAGCCACTAATTCTTATATGAAGCAAACTACTTGTAAAAATCTCACTTAAAGTAATAAAAAGTATAAGAAAATTTATGGCTACAATAGAGAGAAAAACAATATTTGATCTATTATTTATCATTGATGAAATATCTATTTCGTCAAAAATACCATATATTAAAATTACTATTAAAAAAAAGACACTTATGCTATCCATAATGATGGCTAGTTTCTCTTGACTGGCTGCAAATTTTGAATACAAAAATATACTAACGCCAGTTAAAATAGATATCATCGGCAACATAAAAAACACATCAAGATACGCATAAGAACTATGAGCCCGCAATAGCACATCTTGATTTGACACCATTAGTGCATCGCAAATAGACCATAAAAAAACACCAAAACATATTGCAAGCCAATGCGTTATTTTGGTTTTTACTTTATCCATTGAAGTATAAATGCCAAAAGTTATTATAAAGAAACTAAGCAAAATAGATATTTTTCCAATTAGATTATAGTCTAGTAAAGATGCTAATAGTGCAAATACGAATAGTGCTACAACTGCAACCAAGATCCATTTTCGCATGCCAG comes from Campylobacter concisus and encodes:
- a CDS encoding EI24 domain-containing protein yields the protein MINLLRLGFKDFFTAKFITLSILPLCLSIFSLAWLTIWGGGEIFDLLSDSAKNENFAFLEPNSALSFIAIKILSFSATKWIVSILFYVLSTFLTIIISIVIALIVAGFLTPVVAKEINKRHYHYIPKSEASTARVLKVMMVEIMKFLGILLVCLPLLFVPVLNFFIINVPFFYIYYKLLLIDVGSNTLDSDKFELALLEGGGIKFIAFTLLFYLISLVPLVGLFFQLYFVIVLSHLFFEKEALIKI
- a CDS encoding beta-ketoacyl-ACP synthase II; protein product: MKRVVVTGIGMINALGLDKESSFKAICEGKTGVKEITSFDVSDFPVKIAAEITDFDPNSILDGKEVKKVDRFIQLGIKASNEAMADANFKEFDAHKFGVSSAAGIGGLPNIEKNSITYFEKGVKRISPFFIPSALVNMLGGIVSINHGLKGPNLSSVTACAASTHAISQAAKCIMIGQATNMLVIGAESTICGVGIGGFAAMKALSTRNDEPSKASRPFDANRDGFVMGEGAGALVLEEYESAIARGAKIYAEVVGFGESGDAHHITSPTLEGPLSAMKQALDMAKGVKIDYVNAHGTSTPVNDKNETAALKAVFGDKCPPVSSTKGQTGHCLGGAGAIEAVISIMAMRDGIIPPTINYETPDPECDLDYVPNKARKADIKAVMSNSFGFGGTNGVVIFKKLD
- a CDS encoding pyridoxamine 5'-phosphate oxidase family protein, with translation MDERIVKFLKKMHLASVCAIDDEGQPYAFSAFYAFDELSFCLLLASSDESSHVKFLKNSKLVAGTVALDTKIVGKIEGVQFQGVMREAKENEIEIYFERFFYAKAMDPKIWCINLEKLKFTSNVLGFGKKIKWERNDKI
- the dut gene encoding dUTPase yields the protein MNERTIILEMLKMQQSLNDETNGLGWENGYTNKNKLISWRRCIYMECAELIDSFAWKHWKSIDAKTDEQNLRIEVVDIWHFIMSLALQIYKSKQLGDIETLADDICQSSGFSEFCKEPLKIEDESIYEIMNDVEMLIHECSGFDYDIFDILKIYFSMSLKCGVNLYSLYECYIAKNVLNRFRQNNGYKEGSYKKNWNGREDNEVMSEILSNGVSKIGEIYAALEHEYKKVK
- the acpP gene encoding acyl carrier protein, which translates into the protein MAVFEDVRDVVVEQLSVDPQAVKLESKIIEDLGADSLDVVELVMALEEKFEVEIPDSEAEKLISIQDVVNYIEKLGK
- a CDS encoding L-arabinose ABC transporter: MCCFGTRIFLLMLITVLSFGFARLYPVLPVVGYYLILANLLSILMFSLFFKGLLPSFVKVNAIHYFSLIGGFLGAFLTMLVFKKVAKDKFTLVELIIFTLWMLIIAIVIFKFQTILDIFRGI
- the fabG gene encoding 3-oxoacyl-ACP reductase FabG, giving the protein MKFSGKNVLITGASRGIGAQIAKTLANMGLKVWINYRSKPEIADALQAEIEQNGGKAAVIKFDATDEDEFIKGINLIVDSDGELSYLVNNAGITNDKLALRMKTSEFTDVINANLTSAFIGCREALKVMSKKRFGAVVNVASIVGEMGNAGQVNYSASKGGLIAMSKSFAKEGASRNIRFNSVTPGFIETDMTHGLSDEVKKTYSDNIPLKRFGSASEVAEAVAFLLSDHASYVTGEALKINGGLYM
- a CDS encoding CbrC family protein, with protein sequence MNKFQEKYITLSKEYYKNNGNASSIEALYQFKEELENCDDICAKYVLVDVYKLLSMRKSAYDLLLKIHDKGDKKQLKALGHLVQFIDENDKWALPRPKSRGQILAQEDKASTLPKFIYHPNPLKTGAFKDDMSILCECCGKDTEVYYSGSIYCEKDISYLCPTCISSGKAAKKFDATFVQDTDKLTTSDAKKDDELFRRTPGYESWQGEHWIACCDDYCEFLGDVGTKELEEMGIADEVFEDYAKRAEYDDKMLREHLVKAGDIAGYLFRCLHCKKYHIYVDAC
- a CDS encoding bifunctional diguanylate cyclase/phosphodiesterase → MDKVKTKITHWLAICFGVFLWSICDALMVSNQDVLLRAHSSYAYLDVFFMLPMISILTGVSIFLYSKFAASQEKLAIIMDSISVFFLIVILIYGIFDEIDISSMINNRSNIVFLSIVAINFLILFITLSEIFTSSLLHIRISGFYLISASILFTMLNLFIFYSQISNVNFGHKIDFLYIVPFFFLMIGAFHLKAQNEYVTNTDKDISIGSKWLPIIIVLPLLLQEDLTSFSALISLFVLVVNAIVNYYVKSSIASRKILDYERNLHREMEKSMHERTNELMLANLRLQDMSEKDYLTDLGNRNFIVNELERMCKSISEDEEIAVYYINLSRFKSINTSYGHEIGDRILKLVAKRILEVCNRQEAIARISADEFIVLAKMEINSHTKRLNLGIALKDAIEKPIQIDRYHFGLKCIIGIDVATKNSTANPRNIIKNADMAMYYAKKNPALNPMVYSDKISNEMHLSSSIEIALKKANLQEDLHVYFQPIFDLKIEKMIYAEVFLYWKSEKFGLMEASKFMKEVNVNSDILNDICSLLVSKTIEYVDRWQKEKLLIPKISINVAQIQSKSEKFVLDFVSSLRSHHINPELFEIEFGEEIWTNNSKTLDKIFSILKENNIDVCIDNFGSGYTSFIYIRKYGVKRIKIASEFVAQASNSKIDAQIVSAIIDLAKAMKIKVGAKGIEKEEDIRFLKELDCNEVQGLFLSRPMSAEEFEDLVRQDPQMIARV
- a CDS encoding ATP/GTP-binding protein is translated as MQTNFYSQGSYNNMSFSMKTSSGDEISFSMYDNKSLEFSSQKNGTSSQRSLTLTHEYGYEFLYKGNGIDEQDMKEIEEAMKQIRPQVDEFMKNVKEGDKIAGSSQSISDLSNKIKQMLPDAKDLNHKNFINDNMLKMFDELLAKNDANKNLLSATKRLFDTLLDESNKVSYYA
- a CDS encoding YwqG family protein codes for the protein MTIKCYANILLKLAILLDICFVVCIVRSIIYTLMLVKEENMDIAKISKGCKERGLDELFKLLSPLARNAIRIDVQAKNDDDIAVGASKFGGSPDLPDSLAWPSNENGALSFVVQINFTEASKFDIDSLLPKSGMLYLFYDRNLRVWGYDPADKNGFAVIFSDVNNGLLSRRRAESLEGENSTFNARLLSFENEINLPNLQSSIVPFSKISEAEWEAYHEVIEPSWQAKENKLLGHSDNVQDGMELECELVANGLSCGDGSAYHHPRIAKFEKNVAQWQLLLQIDSDDDGDMDWDGEGRIYLWIKRDDLLARDFSKTWLILQTS
- the accA gene encoding acetyl-CoA carboxylase carboxyl transferase subunit alpha; this encodes MSNYLDFEKSIKQIDEDIANAKIRGDEHAVEILNKNLSKEISKIYKNLNEYQRLQLARHPDRPYSIDYINAFLIDGYEIHGDRAFRDDPAIVCYIGYIGGKKTVVIGEQKGRGTKNKLRRNFGMPHPEGYRKALRVAKMAEKFNLPILFLIDTPGAYPGVGAEERGQSEAIARNLFEFANLKTPIIAVVIGEGGSGGALAIGVADRLAMMKNSVFSVISPEGCAAILWNDPAKQEQATKSMKITADDLKSLSLIDAVIDEPINGAHRDKEGAAKALVNYFISELAELEKLDINDLVAKRIEKILSIGAFEE